The following DNA comes from Acipenser ruthenus chromosome 47, fAciRut3.2 maternal haplotype, whole genome shotgun sequence.
GAATTAATCCCAGGCCTGGGTGTTGAGTTTCTGCAATGGAAACTGTCATTGGATTCAGGCACTGGCTGAAAGGTTTGCACCCTCCACCCCTGCGTAGGATACAAATGGCATTACGTGTCAAGACTCTCGCTCACCTGCTTCAGTACAGCTCCCCTCCGGGCTGTGATGACAACCTGCGCCCCGAACCGTGCATAATGATAGGCCATCTGCTCCCCTATCCCTGTGCTGGCTCCAGTGACTAGAACCCGGGCTCCCTTTAGCGAGTCTGACAACAAAGACACAAAATGCTTAAAAAACCAATACCCTCTCCCCATCCATACGACCTACAATGAGAAATGTGCGATCCATGCGCTGTGAAATCACGTGGTGGCTCTTCACTTCAAAGGTTTCATTAAAACTTCTCAAATTATTTAAATGCAGTTAAAAATATTGGTGTATAGTGCCCACTGGGGGGTtaacataataaatataaaatatgatgTTAGCATTATAAATGAATAATATCAGGAATATGCTGACCTAGATCCGTGAAAATATCCTGATCAGTAAACACAGAGCTCTGCAGTAGGGAAAAGTGAAATAGAAGCTCAATCATATGCCACAGATTATGGACGCTTAGAAAATGAAGAATTGCCTGGAACAAATGCAGCCTgtcctttaatttttttttaatgcatgaaaAACAACTTCACACCAGATCAAAGCAATTACAAAACATATAAAAACTCCACTGGAAACTGAAACTAATTGTAGCTTGAACTTTATAAACTAACCAAACGAACCATTTGCGTTCGCGCCCACcaccatatatataaaaaacgttGTACCCTTTTTCAGGGTAAGGTTGCGCTGCACtgcactactgtactgtactctgaaGCGATGTGCTTCCGTTCTGTGGTAGTCGAATGTACGCGGCAGTGTAGGCGCTGTCAAAATACTATTCATTTGAAAttcaatatttgaaatatatagtgAGAAATGTGGTATGTGTGTTTATGACTTGCAACTGTGAGTATACGCAATCCTTTCCCGGGGGCCCATGCAGGCTGTCGGTTTCCCCTTATATAATCCTGCACTGAGCTCGTTCGGGAGGCAGCATGTGTGAATAATAGCGTCAAAGCAGATCAGGAGATGAATTCTGAACTCGTCCACTGACCGTTCATCTTAACACGGAAGCTCTGTAAGATTGGAGTGTAAATGATTTCCAAACCGGTATTTCAGGCTGGGCTGGATTAACCCACCACTGGGCCCTTCTTTCCAATATGAATAACATGAAGCAGCCTACATGTACACACGTTTGCACTTAAAGACCAGGTTTACTAGTCTATATCGTTTGACATGTTTTAAATTTGTACAGCAGACACTTCTTTCCTCAGGGTTTTAGGATATTATTCATGGTTTTGAGCAGTATCTGTGAATTATGATTAATTCATTTTGATGAAACTTTCACCCACTGAGCTGAACTGAACGACTGAGCAAACCTGAGAGAGAAAGAAGCAGCTCCAGTGAAGACAGTgtgttaaatacatttgaaaataaactCGGAAATACCGCTTCTAATCCAGTACAGAAGCGGAGCTCGATAACCACGTTTCGCAATGCATTGACAGCCTGACCTGTGCCCGTCTCTCCCTAGCACACGCTAGTGCAAGGCCAGTGCATCAGCTGTGAATCCTGTAACGTGGTGTTTGGGTCAGGAGATCAGGTAGATCGAGCGATATGCAAATGCAGTCTGAACAGGGATTGTGTTGCATTGGAAAGGAAAGGAGGTGAAGGATTTTGCACATACCTGATTCAAACGTGTCCCTCCAGAGGTACCCAACCAGACCCGCAGACAATATAGTGCCAGCTAACAACATTTTGCGAACTCCTGGCAGCATGATTCGTTCCgtgtttttaaactaataaatatgCACCACAATTGCAATAAATTAACGACTCGCTTCAGGTGCCTCCCTCTCTCTGATCGGGGTGATGTTGGTTGTTTTTAGACTTAGTGCGTATCAGCAAAACTTATCTAACCCAGCCCAATGTCTGCGTTATTAATTTGTTGCGTCATTGTAAACTCTGGCTCACTTAGATAATTATTGtttgcgagagagagagagagagagcgagagctgtACAGGTGTACAGGGAGCCTGCGAGTACCAccacttttttttccatttcaagcactgaTATAAAAGATGTAAGCCTACATTTTCCCCTGTTTGGCAAATTGCCCCTCCTTAGTAACCGTGTATTACACGGACAGTTCGCCCACAGCGGGGAATCAGCCTCGTGATCTGTTATTAGGACTCTTGACCACTCTCTGTTCCTTATAAACGTTGTTATTTGATTTATAAATCTGACAGCAAATCAAACCTCAACTGCTTGAACACACTGATGTGCACACTTGTGATCTGATCAGCTGGATTCGAATCCATTACAGCGTCTCCTAGTGCCCTTAATTTCCAAATGTCGCTAATATAGTATATGACAGGCTACAGAGGGTAACCCAGTACATTCAGACAGGCTCCGCAATCACGTGGGATTAAAATCTGGTACAAATTTGCCTTTTAAATGAGTCCAGTGTTTCAGAGCAAAAGATTACAAGCCAGGCCGTTGCGAATGCATTTACCTGCACATACAGTGTGGTGTTTGAATGGTAAGAAATCACATAGCATGTTGTGCATTTCATGCTAATGGTTGTGTCCCTAAAGACACCCCTTAACTCAAGCAGAAAAAGACAATTCCAACGATCATGTGCCTAAGATCCTAATTTGCATAAACAATACGgaatttggataaaaaaaaaaaaactaaatgacttTTAATGCGTTTGATGTTTAAATAGTCAAGAaagactacacttcccagaaacCCGTTCTCTAACCAGCTGAGAGGTGACAGACGGGTAAGAAGTCAAGGTtcgcttttttaaaaaatctttattgACAACATTTCTAATATTACACCGAGAGAAGGGCCTGTTGTTTTGTCCTTGCAGCGATTTTTTGACTTTgagataacaaaataaaaaataaaaaataaaaaaatagcgtgTTGCAACATTTCCGCAGGGAAACTATTGTATTTGATCTGGAGTTAGCTCATCGGATTCATGGCACCCCGGATTTTCCCATTAGTCAAGTGAGTTTAGTCGTGCTTGGGCTTCTGTCTGTACTGTTTAACTTTACGAGTTCAGAAAGCATGAAACGGATTTATCATAGATAACATGTATTTAGTATAAACGGCCAGCTGTCCAGCTCACCGTAATAAAACGGCTACGCAACTATAAAATAAACTACAGTTTAGCAGGACGTTTCGAGAGCTTTGTCAGTATTATTTTTAAGGGACATTTGAGATAAATGAAAGTTATCTAcgttggtttaatttaatttagccAGGAGACGTGTTTATAGTCAAATTAACTTTATGTCAATGTCATATATAAGTTACAGTGCTGATTAGACCGGGCAGGGCCGATGGAAGTACAGTAAATGAAGGTCTGCCTATTTGCTATAGCCTCTAGCCAaagtcattccagctcaagtggaccagaTTCTGGGGAGGTGCTGGTTCCTTCATCCGTGGTTGATGATGAGGATGCTACTGATGAAGAACGGGGGTTACAGAGTGGGTGTTGTGTGCATGCACGTATGGAAATAagacccattgcatagcagtttgatccattcctgattttactatgggttcaataagacacacctgagcttgttacctttacgctcgtagtaaaacctggaattggtgaaactgctgtgtaataggagtcttattgccatccctgaatTGGCTGACGCGTTGACGTCAGGAACGGAGCAAACCCCACCCTGCTCCACCTTGAGCTGGACTAACCCTCGCATGAGTCTGAAGAAGCTGAGCCACACTGCGTCCAGCACAGGGCCAGGAGGGAACCGCAAGTGCAGCACTCTGCTTCCCTGGCACCCTGGACTGCGTTTACATGCAGCAGGTTCGGATCCTCTTGTAATGGGACTGCTTTGAATCCGAAAGCCAGCGTGCAGAGTTTACGCTGCAGAACTCCGCGGGGTTCGGGAGTGAATCGGTGCACCTGAACCCCCAGCCCAGCTCACATGCAGAATAGGTAGAGGCTGTAGCGTGAATCTGATTCGACTGTGCACGGGGTCTTCGGGGGGAACGTGGGCTAACGTGATGGGACCCGGCTGCTCTGTTTTGCAGGGTGCTGACAAAGGTGGGCGTGGCTGGAGGTGCCGTGTACGTTGCCTATGACCAGGGGCTGCTGGGCAGTGGCGAGAAGGGGTCTGAAGTGCTGAGCAAGGCCAAAGCAGCCATCCCCCCTGCAGTGGACGAGTGGATGAAGTATTTTGGCTGGGAGGTATGGGGCAGAACCGCACAACATGGAATTCTTGCTTGCAACCTTGAGGCTGGCTTGGCTGAACTACAGTGACTAAGCTAGTTTATACACAGATAGCAGAAGCAGTAGCAATGTGAGCTTCTACGgagagcagggatggaaataagactcctattgcatagcggtttcaccccttccaggttttaatacgagcttgttagccacagtgtgtaggtaacaagctgaggtgttaataataaaaccaggaatggatcaaactgctatgcagtgggagtcttatttccatcctgtaTAGCGCGCTTGCAATCCATGCCCATAAAATCCTGGCTTAGCAGCAAAAGCTCAGTTGTCATTGTAACAGCTCCATGTGGACTTTGTTGAGAACATACATTTCATTGCACTAGAGTACCCAGACCTCCAAGATAAAAGATTGTTCCACAGCCACATTAAGAAGCATTTTTAATGAATCACTGCAACATGCCTTTGTATCTAATACTGTATGTGTACATGGTGTCTAGAAAAGACTTGGaagaaatactgtatatgaaataaaTGTCTCGCACTGTGCACTTACTACTATGTTAACACTAAGGATAAcacctgtgtgtctctgcattCTTTTTTGACAATGGTTTTATGTATTATTGGTGTGTCCGCATCCTCTGCTTTATTTTCCAGCTTCCTGCGCCCCCCAAAATCGAATTCTCACCCTCTCAGGCCTGGAACTCTGGTAAGGGCTGTTCATGGCAAAGTTAACATCTTGTACTTCTGTTTAGAAAGCTCTGGGGCGTGACTGTGTAATGCACGCCCAGAGGCAAGATTTTCTTTTCTGCCGTCAAATTGGTTGATATTTAATTGGAGATTTGATTATGTGGTAACAGCACAGTTGGAAAGAGCTTCAAAGTTAATCTCTAACCTGATTATCCGCTGAACAGGTTTCCCAAGAGAAGCACCAAGGTCAAGTCCAAGATTCGCAGTTATTGTTGGCTTTTGTAATGCGGCAAACGTTCCATTTTCTAGTTAAACGTTT
Coding sequences within:
- the LOC117401437 gene encoding MICOS complex subunit MIC13-like; this encodes MAPRIFPLVKVLTKVGVAGGAVYVAYDQGLLGSGEKGSEVLSKAKAAIPPAVDEWMKYFGWELPAPPKIEFSPSQAWNSGVQTTMSALSVAPCRAQEYTHRGWQYVKDLTK